CAAGCCAACCCTCCCCCAAGTTTCTGGGGGTGCTGCTTGGCGCCCCCAACCCGATGGGCCCGGCCGACTCCCCGTCTCGGGGGTTAGGGTGGAGGGCAGGGGTTCTCCCCAGCTCGCTCTCACCTGGTCCTTCAAGCGTCCCTCTTTCGAGGCCGGTCTCCCCCGCCCCGCTCCCCGGTCCCGGCGCCCCGGCCTCCTCAGATGGCAGTGTCCCAGAGGACGGTGTGCTGCCGGCGGCAGGGCGGGGTGCCGGACTTGCGGGGCTCAGGCCCGCGCCGCCAGCTGGGGAGGATGGGCATGCTCTCCTGCTTGCAGAGGCCGCGGTCGGGCCGGTGGCGCGCCTTGATCTCCTTGCACACGCAGCGCTTGCGCTCGATCACTTCCAGCAGCTTGCCGTCGCGCTCGCGGGCGGCCTggggcggcagcggcagcggtagtggcagcggcagcggcagcgcaGGCTGGGTCTGTGCCCCTTCCTCCCGCCGCCAGCCCcgacggggttgggggggagggaggaataaggGGGTCAAGGACCTCAGAGTCACCCGGCCCTGTCCCCACCGCCGAGCGCCGAGGCCAATGCGTCGCCCAGAAACAAGTCCTCTCTTGCCCCCAAGGCCTCTGTCCTCTCTCCCTGCGCCCTGGTGCCAGGCGGGGCGTGTCTCACCCCAGGAAGGGGCGCCTTTTCAAAGCCGTCTTCCCAGCAGGATGCATTTTCCCACCCAGAGGGGATGTCTCTTTCTAAACGCAACGCACAAAGGCGCACGTCGGCCAGTGGCGGCCCTGGCTGGCTACCCAGGATCCCCCCCAGCCCCTCGCTCTCCAGCCGTCCCCGTTAGTCTGTGGCAGGCCCCAGCCTGAAGTCTTGCCTTTCTTCCCTCACCCGGGCCTTCTTGCCTACCTGTTCCTTCACAAATAAAATGCCCAACCCTGTCTCCCTCCTCACCTGGCTCGGGGCATCCCTGGGCTGGCTGCAGGGCCGAGGGGTGTGGAGCGCGGCCTGCCGGACTCCTGAGGTGGAGGCGGAGCGCCCCAGGCGGTAGCCTCCCGTGAAGTCTGAGGCAGAAGATTGAGGGGTGAGAAGGGAAGGGGCCTCCAGGTTCCCCTCCCCCAGTTCCCTGAGGACAGCCCCTGCCAGgctgcgcccccccccccccccagcctcaTTAGAGGAGGAAAGGGGTTGGAGACGTGGTATGAGGATGTAGGGCCCAGGATGAGGACCCTGGGAGATTCCCCCCAGCCCGCCCATCTGTGTGCTGGTGTACGAGGGCAGAGTGAGTCACCTCCGTTGCGGTGGCAGGCAGGGAAGGTCTGGCAGGGTATGGGCAGCGCGGTGCGGCTTCCTCCTCGGTCCCCTCCGTGGTGCATCCTGGCCAGCAGGCCCTCTGCACCCTGGCTCCTCACTGGGATCCCTGATGCCATAGAGCCTCTGTCCTCATGCTCCAGCTTGCTTGGACCCTCGGCACTGCCATTCCAGGCCCGGACACTGTCCTCGACCTCTGCTGGGTGACAAGGAGAGCTCTGAGACTGTACAATGGGAAGGGTCTTGCTGTCCCCCTGGCTACACACACCGCAGCCTGGGTGGACCAGGAGAAGTAACTTGCCCCGTTGCAGGTCACCGCTGGGAAGGGAGGGGCCCTGCTTCACACTCCCCCGACATACACACAAGGAGGGACGCCAGTCTTGGCACCACCCCTGGGCTGAGAATCATAGATATTTACTGCTGCCAAACCCTTTTCCCTATTCAGAGGGGTCTCCCCTACCCCAGTTTAACTTCAGAGCCCCTCCAGCCCCAGACAGTGCCAGAATAAACACCCTCTGAAACAGAGACCAGGGGGGCTGTTCCCTAGGAGGGGGAGAATTCCCAAAGCCGGGAAGTGAGAAGGGGGGCATTGGGGGAAGGGCTGCATGTGAACTAAACTCATCTCTGAGAGTAAGCCTGGCAGAGCATTGCGTTGCCAAGCAACGGTAGgggcctccctctcctctccctcctgtctGGATGGGTTGCCATGGTAACGGCTGGGAGGCAGCTGTGTTTAGCTCCTAGTGCGCGcacactcacaaacacacacccctgcagcccagagaagggaggggcagggagtaGAGCGGGACAGGGCAAGAAGAGGAGACCAGATTCTACCCCGTCCCCATCCCAGGTCTTCCTGCCTCTCCAGAGCACACACGGGGACCCCATCCCTTCAGTATGCTCCATGCCCCCATCCCTCTGGTCTCCCAGAAAAGTTCCCAGTTCAGGACAATGGGCTGTGGCTTCCAAGTATGCCCTTCAACACCTCCCCCAAATCATCACGGACATCCCCGGTCCCCCTCCCCGTCACCCCCTCCTCACTCACTGTCCAGCTCTCTCGCCTTCCTCCCGCCATACAGGACCTTCCTCTGCAGAGCCCAGCCTGCCCCAAACGTTGAGGCGCccatctcctcttcttcctcctctggtgTCCCCGCGCTGGCGATGACGTGGGCACAGGAGAGGCTGGCAAAGGCCCCCCCGTCGGTCCCTTGCTCCTGCAGCTGGATCTTGACCACGGGGGATGGAGCCCCCATTCCACAGCCCTTATTCAGCACCCCCCCAGCCTTGAGGCTCTCATAGGCAGGGGGTCTCTTGAGCCCAGCTGCCGCAGCTGGGTAGGTCCAGAGGGGGGTCAGGGGGCCGGCAGTTGGGTCCGGAAGGCTGTGTGGGGAGGCCAGGCAGGCGCGGTGGTGGAGAACCCCAGCTGCTGCGCCCATAGCCCCGCCATGGGGGCTGGACTTCCCAGGCACGGGGGGCCTCGAGCGGGTGCACAGCATCCCGTGGAGGACTGAGATCTCCTTCTCCGTCTTTGGCTCCCCAGCACCCAGGGGCGGACCGGTGGGCAGGACGGAGTGCGTGGTCACCTTGACTGCTGAGTACACCATGGTGTAAGACACGGCCTTGTCCTTGGGGGGGCCGGGGAGCAAGGCAGCCGGGGCAGGAGGGGCTGCCGGCACCCCTGCCACCTTGGGGCAGATCATGCTGTGGGAATTGGGGAGCTCCCTCTCCCCCCGGGGCTGGCCAGAGCCCTGGGGCGGCAACGGTGTCGAGTGGCTCCGGGCTCGGCCCGAGGGTCCCAGCAGCAGCAGGTTGGCAGCGGGAGGCGGAGGCGGTGGGGGAGGCGTCTCCCGCTCCCGGGCAGGCACTTGGGGAGCTGGGGTGGAGCCGGCTGGCTCCTTGGAGTGGCAGAGGACCGGTAGCCTCGAGACCCCATCGCCAGGGGCTCGGGAAGCAGGCTTGGCCTGGGGGAAGGCCAGGAGTGGAGGACGGTGCTGGAGGAGGTTGGGGAAGGGCGGGGGGATTTCACAAGGAGTGGTCTTGGTGGGCGTCCCCTCCCTCCGGCTCGGGAGGGCTGAAGCTGGACGGCGCTGGGTGTGGAGCTGAAGGGCGTGAGGCTGGTGCGGTGTGGAGCTTGCCGTCAACGGAGGGGCCCCGTTGGCGCGGCCTTCCCCGGCCTCCTCGGGCAGCGGGTACTTCATCTCCTCGTATATGGCCTCGCTCTCTTCTGAGTCCGAGTCAGCGCCAGCCGTTGGGGTCGGCCCCCCCGCACCCCCAAGAGGGGGCCCAGTCAGTCCCCCTCCACTCCGCCCTCCTCCCCTGAAGACATCCCCCACCATCTCGATGTACACCGGCTCTTCTTCCTGGGCACCCACCTCAGGGTCCCCAGCTACACAGGACCCCCTACTGAGGCGCTGAAGGGGCGGGTTCCCCCCTCGAGGAGAGGCGATTGGGGGACAGGACTCATCAAAGGAGACAGAGAGCTGGGTGTTGGGACTTCGCCTGGGCTTCTGTGGAGGAACCTTCCGGCTGGACTCGCGGCCCTCAGGGGTTGGCTTCTGTGAGCCTGCGCAGGagtgggaaggagaaaaagaaaccggGCTCTAAGTCGGGGAAGGAAATGGGGAGACCCACTGTGACCTCTTGACTCACCGGCAAGGACATTTCTGCCTCTTCATTTTCCCCACGTCTCTCAACTTACAGCCCCAGTGGATTCTTTTCCTACCGGTCTGCCTCCCGTCCTTCTAATGAACGCCCCAGAATCTGCAGCTCCCACCCTCAATTCTCCCCGACCCTCAAGGCCCCCCAAGGCCACCCCTTTCCCAAGAATGAACTTTTCAAGGAGCTTCCCCTGCCCTTGAATGGTTCATCTCAGGCCCTTCCAAAAAGGAACCCCCCCCATTCCTTCTGAGAATGGAACCTTCCACTTCCTTGGTTCTTCCCTGAATGAACCCTCCCGGCAGGCCTCCCCTGGCCTGGAATGGATCCTCCCAGCTCCCGGCTCCTTCTGGGCAGGGGT
This DNA window, taken from Balaenoptera ricei isolate mBalRic1 chromosome 15, mBalRic1.hap2, whole genome shotgun sequence, encodes the following:
- the NYAP1 gene encoding neuronal tyrosine-phosphorylated phosphoinositide-3-kinase adapter 1 isoform X1; amino-acid sequence: MNLLYRKTKLEWRQHKEEEAKRSSSKEGAPAGSAGPGASPGPGVRVRDVASLRRSLRMGFMTMPASQEHTPHPCRSAMAPRSLSCHSVGSMDSVGGGPGGGGGGLTEDGSTRRPPAKPRRHPSTKLSMAGPGSETPPSKKAGSQKPTPEGRESSRKVPPQKPRRSPNTQLSVSFDESCPPIASPRGGNPPLQRLSRGSCVAGDPEVGAQEEEPVYIEMVGDVFRGGGRSGGGLTGPPLGGAGGPTPTAGADSDSEESEAIYEEMKYPLPEEAGEGRANGAPPLTASSTPHQPHALQLHTQRRPASALPSRREGTPTKTTPCEIPPPFPNLLQHRPPLLAFPQAKPASRAPGDGVSRLPVLCHSKEPAGSTPAPQVPARERETPPPPPPPPAANLLLLGPSGRARSHSTPLPPQGSGQPRGERELPNSHSMICPKVAGVPAAPPAPAALLPGPPKDKAVSYTMVYSAVKVTTHSVLPTGPPLGAGEPKTEKEISVLHGMLCTRSRPPVPGKSSPHGGAMGAAAGVLHHRACLASPHSLPDPTAGPLTPLWTYPAAAAGLKRPPAYESLKAGGVLNKGCGMGAPSPVVKIQLQEQGTDGGAFASLSCAHVIASAGTPEEEEEEMGASTFGAGWALQRKVLYGGRKARELDTEVEDSVRAWNGSAEGPSKLEHEDRGSMASGIPVRSQGAEGLLARMHHGGDRGGSRTALPIPCQTFPACHRNGDFTGGYRLGRSASTSGVRQAALHTPRPCSQPRDAPSQTQPALPLPLPLPLPLPPQAARERDGKLLEVIERKRCVCKEIKARHRPDRGLCKQESMPILPSWRRGPEPRKSGTPPCRRQHTVLWDTAI
- the NYAP1 gene encoding neuronal tyrosine-phosphorylated phosphoinositide-3-kinase adapter 1 isoform X2 produces the protein MNLLYRKTKLEWRQHKEEEAKRSSSKEGAPAGSAGPGASPGPGVRVRDVASLRRSLRMGFMTMPASQEHTPHPCRSAMAPRSLSCHSVGSMDSVGGGPGGGGGGLTEDGSTRRPPAKPRRHPSTKLSMAGPGSETPPSKKAGSQKPTPEGRESSRKVPPQKPRRSPNTQLSVSFDESCPPIASPRGGNPPLQRLSRGSCVAGDPEVGAQEEEPVYIEMVGDVFRGGGRSGGGLTGPPLGGAGGPTPTAGADSDSEESEAIYEEMKYPLPEEAGEGRANGAPPLTASSTPHQPHALQLHTQRRPASALPSRREGTPTKTTPCEIPPPFPNLLQHRPPLLAFPQAKPASRAPGDGVSRLPVLCHSKEPAGSTPAPQVPARERETPPPPPPPPAANLLLLGPSGRARSHSTPLPPQGSGQPRGERELPNSHSMICPKVAGVPAAPPAPAALLPGPPKDKAVSYTMVYSAVKVTTHSVLPTGPPLGAGEPKTEKEISVLHGMLCTRSRPPVPGKSSPHGGAMGAAAGVLHHRACLASPHSLPDPTAGPLTPLWTYPAAAAGLKRPPAYESLKAGGVLNKGCGMGAPSPVVKIQLQEQGTDGGAFASLSCAHVIASAGTPEEEEEEMGASTFGAGWALQRKVLYGGRKARELDKVEDSVRAWNGSAEGPSKLEHEDRGSMASGIPVRSQGAEGLLARMHHGGDRGGSRTALPIPCQTFPACHRNGDFTGGYRLGRSASTSGVRQAALHTPRPCSQPRDAPSQTQPALPLPLPLPLPLPPQAARERDGKLLEVIERKRCVCKEIKARHRPDRGLCKQESMPILPSWRRGPEPRKSGTPPCRRQHTVLWDTAI